A genomic segment from Malus domestica chromosome 05, GDT2T_hap1 encodes:
- the LOC103423608 gene encoding vacuolar sorting protein 3-like isoform X1, with protein MAEPEPRGRTVLEPLSLFNLSDHSRARVTSLAISTLSDSQCLIYLGTQFGTLVLFSVNPNDQSPSDPSNNPSIPQNISFLQKVLVGNTSVESIQVFGEIKKLLVLLDGFLFLVDSLLLHPLKRLSFLRGISVITRRLRSSESECSNLSGLSNSSEYTSTSQRLLQKWGSGIRANGLKMKETAQQRLGHHVFSVVIGKRLVLVELVLSNRVGKSDQDIDDGSFVILKEIQCIDEVMTMVWLNDSIIVSTVNGYSLFSCVTGQSGVIFSLPDACSLPRLKLLCKEWNVLLLVDNVGIIANAHGQPVGGSLVFHSDLDSIGEISSYVVIARDGKLELYHKKTGRCIQMITFGGEEVGGPCIVADEEDGSGKLLVVATPTKIVCYRKLPSEEQIKDLLRKKNFKEAISLVEDLECEGELSKDMLSFVHAQVGFLLLFDLHFEEAVNHFLQSETMQPSEVFPFIMRDPNRWSLLVPRNRYWGLHPPPAPLEDVVDDGLMAIQRAIFLRKAGVETVVDDTFLLNPPSRDKLLESAIKSITRYLEVSCEKELTPSVKEGVETLLMYLYRALNNVYDMEKLASSMNSCVVEELETLLDDSGHLRTLAFLYASKGISSKALGIWRILARNYSSGLWKDPMLENGSQDGGTSIISGKETAAAEASKLLEESSDPALVLQHLGWVADINQVFAVQVLTSEKRTNQLPPDEVIAAIDPKKVEIFQRYLQWLIEDQEYSDSQFHTLYALSLAKSAIEAFQAEIASQNLDPRRIQETNISDNRISFIFQSPVRERLQIFLESSDLYDPEEVLDLIEGSELWSEKAILYKKLGQEALVLQILALKLENSEAADKYCAEIGRPDVYMQLLDMYLDPQDGKEPMFKAAVRLLHNHGESLDPLQVLERLSPDMPLQLACETILRMLRARLHHHRQGRIVHNLSRAIDTDASLAILEEKSRHVQINDESLCDSCHARLGTKLFAMYPDDTIVCYKCFRRQGESTSVTGRNFKQDVLVKPGWLVTR; from the exons ATGGCTGAGCCCGAACCTAGAGGTCGCACTGTCCTTGAGCCACTGTCATTGTTCAACCTCTCTGACCACTCTCGTGCACGAGTTACATCCCTTGCTATCTCCACGCTCTCCGACTCCCAATGTCTAATTTACCTTGGTACTCAGTTTGGAACCTTAGTTTTATTCTCTGTAAATCCTAATGATCAATCCCCATCTGATCCTTCCAACAACCCTTCAATCCCACAAAACATTTCGTTTTTGCAAAAGGTTTTGGTTGGCAATACCTCAGTGGAGTCTATCCAAGTATTTGGTGAGATTAAGAAGCTTTTGGTACTTTTAGACGGGTTTCTGTTTTTGGTTGATTCGCTTCTGTTACACCCCTTGAAGAGATTGAGTTTCTTGAGAGGAATTTCTGTCATCACAAGGAGGTTGCGAAGCAGTGAATCAGAATGCTCGAATTTGTCAGGTCTTAGTAATTCATCAGAGTATACAAGCACAAGTCAGCGGCTTTTGCAAAAGTGGGGAAGTGGGATCAGAGCAAATGGCTTGAAAATGAAAGAAACTGCGCAGCAGCGTTTAGGCCATCATGTTTTCTCTGTTGTTATTGGTAAAAGATTGGTATTGGTAGAGCTTGTTTTGAGCAACAGAGTAGGTAAAAGTGACCAAGACATTGATGATGGGTCTTTTGTAATTCTCAAGGAAATTCAGTGTATCGATGAGGTTATGACCATGGTATGGCTCAATGATTCAATAATTGTCAGTACGGTTAATGGATATAGTTTGTTTTCATGTGTTACCGGACAAAGTGGTGTAATATTTTCGCTGCCGGATGCTTGTAGTCTGCCACGGCTTAAATTGTTGTGTAAAGAATGGAATGTGCTTTTGTTGGTGGACAATGTTGGTATCATAGCTAATGCACATGGGCAGCCAGTTGGTGGTAGCTTGGTGTTCCATAGTGACCTGGATTCTATTGGGGAGATATCTTCATATGTGGTTATTGCAAGGGATGGAAAGCTGGAGTTGTATCATAAGAAAACAGGCAGATGTATTCAGATGATCACTTTTGGTGGTGAAGAGGTAGGAGGGCCTTGCATTGTTGCAGATGAGGAAGATGGAAGTGGAAAACTTCTTGTTGTTGCAACCCCCACCAAG ATTGTTTGCTATCGGAAATTACCCTCTGAAGAACAAATTAAAGATCTATTGAGAAAAAAGAACTTCAAGGAGGCCATCTCCTTGGTGGAGGACCTTGAGTGTGAGGGTGAACTATCGAAGGATATGCTCTCATTTGTTCATGCTCAAGTGGGGTTTCTCTTACTTTTTGACTTGCATTTTGAGGAAGCAGTGAATCACTTTCTGCAGTCTGAGACAATGCAGCCTTCTGAAGTATTTCCATTCATAATGAGAGATCCAAATCGATGGTCACTATTG GTTCCTAGAAACCGTTATTGGGGTTTGCATCCGCCCCCTGCACCCCTGGAAGATGTTGTAGATGACGGGTTGATGGCAATTCAAAGAGCAATCTTTCTTAGGAAAGCAGGTGTAGAAACTGTGGTAGATGATACATTTCTCCTGAACCCTCCAAGCAGGGATAAATTGTTGGAGTCTGCCATCAAATCAATTACTAG GTATTTGGAGGTGTCTTGTGAGAAAGAGTTGACTCCATCAGTGAAGGAGGGAGTTGAGACCCTATTAATGTACCTCTACAGAGCTTTGAATAATGTTTATGACATGGAGAAGCTGGCATCATCAATGAATTCTTGCGTTGTG GAAGAGTTGGAAACTTTGTTAGATGACTCTGGGCATTTACGAACGCTTGCCTTCCTATATGCAAGTAAAGGAATTAGCTCAAAGGCTCTTGGTATCTGGCGCATCTTGGCAAGAAATTATTCCTCTGGCCTTTGGAAAGACCCCATGTTGGAGAATGGCTCACAGGATGGTGGTACAAGTATCATCTCTGGTAAGGAGACTGCTGCAGCTGAGGCATCAAAGCTTCTTGAGGAGTCATCTGATCCAGCGCTTGTTCTACAACATCTTGGATGG GTTGCAGATATCAACCAGGTTTTTGCAGTTCAGGTTTTGACATCAGAGAAAAGAACTAATCAACTTCCACCAG ATGAAGTTATTGCAGCTATTGATCCAAAGAAGGTAGAGATTTTTCAAAG GTATCTTCAGTGGTTGATTGAAGATCAAGAATACAGTGACAGTCAGTTCCACACGTTATATGCTCTCTCACTTGCCAAGTCAGCAATTGAAGCTTTTCAAGCAGAAATTGCCTCCCAAAACCTTGATCCTCGAAGAATACAAGAGACAAACATTTCAGATAATAGAATAAGTTTTATCTTTCAAAGTCCTGTTCGGGAAAGACTGCAGATATTTTTGGAGTCTTCAGACTTGTATGACCCAGAGGAGGTTCTTGACTTGATCGAGGGATCAGAATTGTGGTCAGAGAAG GCTATTCTTTACAAGAAACTAGGGCAAGAGGCATTGGTGCTCCAAATTTTAGCATT gaagctgGAAAACAGTGAAGCTGCTGACAAATATTGTGCTGAGATTGGGAGACCAGATGTCTATATGCA GTTACTTGATATGTATTTGGATCCACAAGATGGTAAGGAGCCTATGTTTAAAGCTGCTGTTCGCCTACTCCACAATCACGGGGAATCATTGGATCCTCTGCAAGTTTTAGAG AGATTGTCGCCAGATATGCCTCTTCAACTTGCCTGTGAGACTATATTAAGAATGTTGAGAGCTCGACTTCATCATCACCGTCAAGGACGG ATTGTGCACAATCTGTCCCGTGCCATAGATACTGATGCAAGTTTAGCAATACTGGAGGAAAAGTCAAGGCATGTGCAGATCAATGATGAAAGCCTTTGTGATTCTTGTCATGCACGCCTTGGAACTAAACTTTTTGCTATGTACCCAGATGACACCATAGTCTGTTACAAG TGTTTCCGTCGTCAGGGTGAGTCTACATCGGTAACTGGTCGCAACTTTAAGCAAGATGTCCTAGTGAAACCGGGTTGGCTTGTGACCAGGTAA
- the LOC103423488 gene encoding LOB domain-containing protein 4-like, translating to MKENGSSRKQGAPSPCAACKLLRRRCAQDCVFAPYFPADEPQKFANVHKVFGASNVNKMLQELPEHQRGDAVSSMVYEANARVRDPVYGCVGAISSLQQQIDVLQTQLAVAQAEVVHLKVRQTASFSNHGLSPASPSNSRSPSSKFMGSQARPIFDMDMMVDHTSLGMGESMWSC from the exons ATGAAGGAGAATGGCAGCAGCAGGAAACAAGGTGCACCCTCGCCCTGTGCAGCATGCAAGCTTCTCAGAAGAAGGTGTGCTCAGGATTGTGTGTTCGCTCCCTATTTTCCTGCGGATGAGCCCCAAAAGTTTGCTAATGTTCACAAAGTGTTTGGTGCCAGCAATGTGAACAAGATGTTGCAG GAGCTGCCAGAGCACCAGAGAGGAGATGCAGTTAGTAGCATGGTGTATGAAGCAAATGCCAGGGTGCGAGACCCAGTTTATGGGTGCGTTGGGGCAATTTCGTCTTTACAACAACAAATTGATGTGCTTCAAACCCAACTGGCTGTGGCTCAGGCAGAGGTGGTGCACCTCAAAGTGCGTCAGACCGCATCATTCTCGAACCATGGGTTAAGTCCGGCTAGCCCGAGTAATAGTAGGTCACCCTCATCTAAGTTCATGGGCTCTCAGGCTCGACCCATTTTCGACATGGATATGATGGTGGACCATACCAGCTTGGGAATGGGAGAGTCCATGTGGTCATGCTAA
- the LOC103423489 gene encoding photosystem I reaction center subunit III, chloroplastic-like: protein MSLTIPTNLSKPMFQLKLSSPMATKLPRTVVFCSASQNPNPTPEKISTASPMQAFSTALALSSILIGSAPMPAVADISGLTPCKDSKQFAKREKQQIKKLESSLKLYAPDSAPALAIKATIEKTQRRFSNYGKQGLLCGSDGLPHLIVSGDQRHWGEFITPGILFLYIAGWIGWVGRSYLIAIRDDKKPTQKEIIIDVPLATSLVFRGFSWPVAAYRELVNGELIAKDV from the coding sequence ATGTCTCTCACAATCCCCACAAACCTCTCAAAACCTATGTTTCAGCTGAAACTGAGCTCCCCAATGGCCACAAAGCTGCCAAGAACCGTGGTCTTCTGCTCAGCCtcccaaaaccctaaccctacccCAGAGAAAATATCCACTGCATCGCCCATGCAGGCGTTCTCCACTGCACTCGCACTCTCCTCCATCCTCATTGGCTCAGCCCCCATGCCTGCAGTTGCTGACATCTCGGGACTCACCCCATGCAAAGACTCCAAGCAGTTCGCCAAGCGTGAGAAGCAGCAGATCAAAAAGCTCGAGTCCTCACTGAAGCTGTATGCACCCGACAGTGCACCAGCCCTAGCCATCAAGGCCACCATAGAGAAGACTCAGAGGAGGTTTTCCAACTATGGCAAGCAGGGTTTGCTTTGTGGGTCCGATGGGCTCCCCCATTTGATTGTCAGCGGTGACCAGAGGCACTGGGGTGAGTTTATCACGCCTGGTATTTTGTTCCTGTACATTGCTGGGTGGATCGGGTGGGTTGGGAGGAGCTACTTGATTGCCATTAGGGATGACAAGAAGCCGACGCAGAAGGAGATCATCATTGACGTACCCTTGGCTACTAGCTTGGTTTTCAGAGGCTTCAGCTGGCCTGTGGCTGCTTACAGAGAgttagtgaatggtgaacttaTTGCCAAGGACGTTTga
- the LOC103423608 gene encoding vacuolar sorting protein 3-like isoform X2, translated as MAEPEPRGRTVLEPLSLFNLSDHSRARVTSLAISTLSDSQCLIYLGTQFGTLVLFSVNPNDQSPSDPSNNPSIPQNISFLQKVLVGNTSVESIQVFGEIKKLLVLLDGFLFLVDSLLLHPLKRLSFLRGISVITRRLRSSESECSNLSGLSNSSEYTSTSQRLLQKWGSGIRANGLKMKETAQQRLGHHVFSVVIGKRLVLVELVLSNRVGKSDQDIDDGSFVILKEIQCIDEVMTMVWLNDSIIVSTVNGYSLFSCVTGQSGVIFSLPDACSLPRLKLLCKEWNVLLLVDNVGIIANAHGQPVGGSLVFHSDLDSIGEISSYVVIARDGKLELYHKKTGRCIQMITFGGEEVGGPCIVADEEDGSGKLLVVATPTKVPRNRYWGLHPPPAPLEDVVDDGLMAIQRAIFLRKAGVETVVDDTFLLNPPSRDKLLESAIKSITRYLEVSCEKELTPSVKEGVETLLMYLYRALNNVYDMEKLASSMNSCVVEELETLLDDSGHLRTLAFLYASKGISSKALGIWRILARNYSSGLWKDPMLENGSQDGGTSIISGKETAAAEASKLLEESSDPALVLQHLGWVADINQVFAVQVLTSEKRTNQLPPDEVIAAIDPKKVEIFQRYLQWLIEDQEYSDSQFHTLYALSLAKSAIEAFQAEIASQNLDPRRIQETNISDNRISFIFQSPVRERLQIFLESSDLYDPEEVLDLIEGSELWSEKAILYKKLGQEALVLQILALKLENSEAADKYCAEIGRPDVYMQLLDMYLDPQDGKEPMFKAAVRLLHNHGESLDPLQVLERLSPDMPLQLACETILRMLRARLHHHRQGRIVHNLSRAIDTDASLAILEEKSRHVQINDESLCDSCHARLGTKLFAMYPDDTIVCYKCFRRQGESTSVTGRNFKQDVLVKPGWLVTR; from the exons ATGGCTGAGCCCGAACCTAGAGGTCGCACTGTCCTTGAGCCACTGTCATTGTTCAACCTCTCTGACCACTCTCGTGCACGAGTTACATCCCTTGCTATCTCCACGCTCTCCGACTCCCAATGTCTAATTTACCTTGGTACTCAGTTTGGAACCTTAGTTTTATTCTCTGTAAATCCTAATGATCAATCCCCATCTGATCCTTCCAACAACCCTTCAATCCCACAAAACATTTCGTTTTTGCAAAAGGTTTTGGTTGGCAATACCTCAGTGGAGTCTATCCAAGTATTTGGTGAGATTAAGAAGCTTTTGGTACTTTTAGACGGGTTTCTGTTTTTGGTTGATTCGCTTCTGTTACACCCCTTGAAGAGATTGAGTTTCTTGAGAGGAATTTCTGTCATCACAAGGAGGTTGCGAAGCAGTGAATCAGAATGCTCGAATTTGTCAGGTCTTAGTAATTCATCAGAGTATACAAGCACAAGTCAGCGGCTTTTGCAAAAGTGGGGAAGTGGGATCAGAGCAAATGGCTTGAAAATGAAAGAAACTGCGCAGCAGCGTTTAGGCCATCATGTTTTCTCTGTTGTTATTGGTAAAAGATTGGTATTGGTAGAGCTTGTTTTGAGCAACAGAGTAGGTAAAAGTGACCAAGACATTGATGATGGGTCTTTTGTAATTCTCAAGGAAATTCAGTGTATCGATGAGGTTATGACCATGGTATGGCTCAATGATTCAATAATTGTCAGTACGGTTAATGGATATAGTTTGTTTTCATGTGTTACCGGACAAAGTGGTGTAATATTTTCGCTGCCGGATGCTTGTAGTCTGCCACGGCTTAAATTGTTGTGTAAAGAATGGAATGTGCTTTTGTTGGTGGACAATGTTGGTATCATAGCTAATGCACATGGGCAGCCAGTTGGTGGTAGCTTGGTGTTCCATAGTGACCTGGATTCTATTGGGGAGATATCTTCATATGTGGTTATTGCAAGGGATGGAAAGCTGGAGTTGTATCATAAGAAAACAGGCAGATGTATTCAGATGATCACTTTTGGTGGTGAAGAGGTAGGAGGGCCTTGCATTGTTGCAGATGAGGAAGATGGAAGTGGAAAACTTCTTGTTGTTGCAACCCCCACCAAG GTTCCTAGAAACCGTTATTGGGGTTTGCATCCGCCCCCTGCACCCCTGGAAGATGTTGTAGATGACGGGTTGATGGCAATTCAAAGAGCAATCTTTCTTAGGAAAGCAGGTGTAGAAACTGTGGTAGATGATACATTTCTCCTGAACCCTCCAAGCAGGGATAAATTGTTGGAGTCTGCCATCAAATCAATTACTAG GTATTTGGAGGTGTCTTGTGAGAAAGAGTTGACTCCATCAGTGAAGGAGGGAGTTGAGACCCTATTAATGTACCTCTACAGAGCTTTGAATAATGTTTATGACATGGAGAAGCTGGCATCATCAATGAATTCTTGCGTTGTG GAAGAGTTGGAAACTTTGTTAGATGACTCTGGGCATTTACGAACGCTTGCCTTCCTATATGCAAGTAAAGGAATTAGCTCAAAGGCTCTTGGTATCTGGCGCATCTTGGCAAGAAATTATTCCTCTGGCCTTTGGAAAGACCCCATGTTGGAGAATGGCTCACAGGATGGTGGTACAAGTATCATCTCTGGTAAGGAGACTGCTGCAGCTGAGGCATCAAAGCTTCTTGAGGAGTCATCTGATCCAGCGCTTGTTCTACAACATCTTGGATGG GTTGCAGATATCAACCAGGTTTTTGCAGTTCAGGTTTTGACATCAGAGAAAAGAACTAATCAACTTCCACCAG ATGAAGTTATTGCAGCTATTGATCCAAAGAAGGTAGAGATTTTTCAAAG GTATCTTCAGTGGTTGATTGAAGATCAAGAATACAGTGACAGTCAGTTCCACACGTTATATGCTCTCTCACTTGCCAAGTCAGCAATTGAAGCTTTTCAAGCAGAAATTGCCTCCCAAAACCTTGATCCTCGAAGAATACAAGAGACAAACATTTCAGATAATAGAATAAGTTTTATCTTTCAAAGTCCTGTTCGGGAAAGACTGCAGATATTTTTGGAGTCTTCAGACTTGTATGACCCAGAGGAGGTTCTTGACTTGATCGAGGGATCAGAATTGTGGTCAGAGAAG GCTATTCTTTACAAGAAACTAGGGCAAGAGGCATTGGTGCTCCAAATTTTAGCATT gaagctgGAAAACAGTGAAGCTGCTGACAAATATTGTGCTGAGATTGGGAGACCAGATGTCTATATGCA GTTACTTGATATGTATTTGGATCCACAAGATGGTAAGGAGCCTATGTTTAAAGCTGCTGTTCGCCTACTCCACAATCACGGGGAATCATTGGATCCTCTGCAAGTTTTAGAG AGATTGTCGCCAGATATGCCTCTTCAACTTGCCTGTGAGACTATATTAAGAATGTTGAGAGCTCGACTTCATCATCACCGTCAAGGACGG ATTGTGCACAATCTGTCCCGTGCCATAGATACTGATGCAAGTTTAGCAATACTGGAGGAAAAGTCAAGGCATGTGCAGATCAATGATGAAAGCCTTTGTGATTCTTGTCATGCACGCCTTGGAACTAAACTTTTTGCTATGTACCCAGATGACACCATAGTCTGTTACAAG TGTTTCCGTCGTCAGGGTGAGTCTACATCGGTAACTGGTCGCAACTTTAAGCAAGATGTCCTAGTGAAACCGGGTTGGCTTGTGACCAGGTAA